The proteins below come from a single Mesobacillus jeotgali genomic window:
- a CDS encoding low molecular weight protein arginine phosphatase codes for MARILFVCTGNTCRSPMAEAILKSKKLPGVEVKSAGVYAPNGAEASANAKTVLEENNISHDHRSSMLTKDEIDWATLVLTMTQSHKELVMSQYPYAADKIFTLKEFADEAGNLDVADPFGGNEQIYREAFKEIQKSIERILDKIR; via the coding sequence ATGGCGCGCATTTTATTTGTCTGTACCGGAAATACATGCCGCAGCCCTATGGCGGAAGCGATTTTAAAAAGCAAAAAGCTGCCTGGAGTAGAGGTGAAATCGGCAGGAGTATACGCCCCGAATGGTGCCGAGGCTTCTGCAAACGCGAAGACCGTGCTCGAGGAAAACAATATCAGCCATGATCATCGCTCCTCGATGTTAACAAAGGATGAAATCGATTGGGCAACCCTCGTTCTGACGATGACACAGAGCCATAAAGAGCTGGTCATGAGCCAATATCCATACGCTGCGGACAAAATTTTCACATTGAAAGAATTTGCTGATGAAGCGGGAAACCTGGATGTGGCAGATCCGTTCGGCGGAAATGAACAAATTTATCGTGAAGCTTTTAAAGAAATTCAAAAAAGTATCGAAAGAATCCTGGATAAAATCCGATAA
- a CDS encoding L-threonylcarbamoyladenylate synthase — protein sequence MQTQMWTVDKNVDNLKTYPQIIEAAQKMKQNEVVAFPTETVYGLGGNAKSDEAVLKIFEAKGRPGDNPLIIHIANREQIHSFVKEIPDQAKVLMDAFWPGPLTIILEKKAGVLSEKATAGLSTVAVRMPDHPVALALIEASGLPLAAPSANLSGKPSPTTADHVADDLTGRIAGIVNGGATGVGLESTVVDCTGVIPAILRPGGVTKEQLEEVVGEVSVDPALKDSDQAPKSPGMKYRHYAPNAPFYLVDGAREEIQQLVNEKRSEGLTVGVMTTKENKEFYDADIVIACGERAKLETVAEALYDTLRAFNQEELNIIFGEIFPEHGVGQAIMNRLSKASGLPIIKK from the coding sequence ATGCAAACACAAATGTGGACAGTGGATAAGAATGTGGATAATTTAAAAACATATCCACAAATCATTGAAGCTGCACAAAAAATGAAGCAAAATGAAGTCGTCGCTTTTCCGACAGAAACGGTTTATGGTCTTGGCGGGAACGCCAAAAGCGATGAAGCTGTCTTAAAAATATTCGAAGCAAAAGGAAGACCTGGGGATAACCCGTTGATAATCCATATTGCCAATCGCGAGCAAATTCATTCCTTTGTAAAAGAAATCCCCGATCAGGCAAAAGTGCTGATGGATGCTTTTTGGCCTGGTCCTTTGACCATTATTTTGGAAAAAAAGGCTGGCGTGCTTTCAGAAAAAGCAACGGCTGGGTTATCCACAGTTGCCGTCAGGATGCCGGACCATCCGGTTGCTCTGGCGCTTATAGAAGCATCAGGCTTACCGCTGGCTGCACCAAGCGCAAACCTGTCAGGAAAGCCGAGCCCCACGACTGCTGATCATGTTGCCGATGATTTGACCGGCCGGATTGCCGGGATTGTCAATGGCGGAGCGACCGGCGTTGGCCTTGAATCCACAGTTGTCGATTGTACGGGCGTGATTCCGGCAATTTTAAGGCCGGGCGGCGTCACGAAGGAACAGCTGGAAGAAGTAGTAGGAGAAGTCTCGGTAGATCCGGCCCTGAAGGATTCAGACCAGGCGCCAAAATCTCCAGGGATGAAATACCGCCACTATGCACCGAATGCTCCATTCTATCTTGTTGACGGAGCAAGGGAAGAAATCCAGCAGCTCGTCAATGAAAAGCGGAGCGAAGGCCTGACAGTCGGCGTGATGACAACGAAGGAAAACAAAGAGTTTTATGACGCTGATATTGTGATTGCCTGCGGTGAAAGAGCAAAACTGGAAACAGTGGCAGAAGCTCTTTATGACACACTCCGTGCCTTCAACCAGGAAGAACTCAATATCATTTTCGGCGAAATTTTCCCGGAACATGGCGTCGGCCAGGCCATCATGAACAGACTGTCAAAGGCATCCGGCCTGCCGATTATTAAAAAATAA
- a CDS encoding manganese efflux pump MntP family protein: MTAIAGELFTLMLMAFALGMDAFSVGLGMGMIRLTKRHIFKIGVTIGLFHVWMPLLGMVAGRFLSEQFGAIAGYIGGLLLIVLGVQMIWASFKEDETSVITPVGKGLFIFALSVSLDSFSVGLTLGIYGARTLLVLICFGVAAMVLTWAGLLIGKRVQGWLGTYSEALGGSILLAFGLKLLLPL; encoded by the coding sequence ATGACAGCAATAGCCGGCGAATTATTCACACTGATGTTGATGGCATTCGCGTTGGGAATGGATGCATTTTCCGTAGGTCTCGGAATGGGCATGATCAGACTGACGAAAAGGCATATATTTAAAATTGGCGTCACAATTGGTTTGTTCCATGTGTGGATGCCGCTGCTAGGAATGGTGGCAGGGCGATTTTTGTCCGAGCAGTTCGGAGCAATAGCCGGATATATTGGCGGCCTGCTCCTGATTGTGCTGGGAGTCCAGATGATTTGGGCTAGCTTCAAGGAAGATGAGACAAGCGTGATCACTCCGGTTGGCAAGGGTTTATTTATTTTTGCCCTCAGCGTCAGCCTTGACAGTTTTTCAGTAGGATTAACCCTTGGGATCTACGGAGCAAGGACGCTGCTTGTTCTGATTTGTTTTGGAGTTGCGGCAATGGTCCTTACGTGGGCGGGCCTCCTGATTGGAAAAAGAGTGCAGGGATGGCTTGGTACATACAGTGAAGCATTAGGCGGCAGCATTCTGCTTGCATTTGGGCTCAAATTGCTTCTTCCGCTATAA
- a CDS encoding GNAT family N-acetyltransferase, whose translation MTWKIRSANQEDLPKLEAFLTEAGVSPEGLNDSIQNFSLMENQEGELKACLGVEPVDQAGLLRSFVVSPQIGQPDLMLLFKRAFLTAKNQELEELYLVTNKMSAVSFFSNLGFEMVNQSELPDSLLEKSHLKQALTVDNSAIMKIILWIVD comes from the coding sequence ATGACGTGGAAAATCAGGAGTGCGAATCAAGAGGATTTACCTAAGTTGGAGGCTTTTTTAACAGAGGCTGGAGTAAGCCCGGAAGGATTGAATGACTCAATCCAAAACTTTTCGCTTATGGAAAACCAGGAAGGAGAGCTTAAGGCATGCCTTGGAGTAGAGCCAGTGGATCAAGCAGGCTTGCTTCGCTCATTTGTCGTGTCCCCGCAAATCGGCCAGCCGGATTTGATGCTTCTTTTTAAACGGGCATTCCTGACAGCGAAAAATCAGGAGCTTGAAGAGCTTTATCTGGTTACGAACAAGATGAGCGCGGTTTCTTTCTTCAGCAATCTGGGATTTGAGATGGTAAACCAATCAGAGCTTCCCGATTCTCTTCTGGAAAAAAGCCATTTAAAACAAGCTCTAACTGTGGATAACTCTGCAATTATGAAAATAATTCTGTGGATTGTGGATTAA
- a CDS encoding KGG domain-containing protein, with protein MAKNNNNDKMSREERGRMGGEATSQNHGSEFYQEIGRKGGEATSNNHDQDFYQEIGRKGGEATAESHDSEFYQEIGKKGGEATSESHDKDFYQEIGRKGGEATSNNHDRSFYEEIGEKGGNARNNNNNN; from the coding sequence ATGGCTAAAAACAATAATAATGATAAGATGTCACGTGAAGAACGAGGACGCATGGGCGGCGAAGCAACAAGCCAGAACCATGGCAGCGAATTCTATCAGGAAATCGGCCGTAAAGGCGGCGAAGCAACTTCCAACAATCACGATCAAGATTTCTATCAGGAAATTGGCCGCAAAGGCGGAGAGGCTACTGCTGAAAGCCATGACAGCGAATTCTACCAGGAAATCGGTAAAAAAGGTGGCGAAGCAACATCCGAAAGCCACGACAAGGACTTCTATCAGGAAATCGGCCGTAAAGGCGGCGAAGCGACTTCCAACAATCATGACCGAAGCTTCTATGAAGAAATCGGTGAAAAAGGCGGCAATGCCCGCAATAACAACAACAATAACTAA